The following coding sequences lie in one Apium graveolens cultivar Ventura chromosome 1, ASM990537v1, whole genome shotgun sequence genomic window:
- the LOC141671751 gene encoding uncharacterized protein LOC141671751 — translation MPPTNFPLRWETTGHQWWYASPIDWAAANGHYELVKELLYDDPNLLFKLTSLRRIHRLETMWDDELEFDDVAKNRSQVAQKLLMECENRKSALVGSGYGGWLLYTAASAGDLDFVKKLLEKDSLLVFGEGEYGVTDILYAAARSKSSEVFRLLIEFAGFCGPLSDNGGKEERKQKEVPSVFEFEMTNRVVHAAARGGNLEVLKEFLEDCSDVLEYRDSQESTLLHTASGRGQIEIVKYLMSTYEDEIITSKDKHGNTALHVAAYRGYLAVIDVLISTFPFLASATNNNGDTLLHMAVASFRTPGFRRQDRQIEFMKQLVHNNMLNMQDLINVQNNEGKTALHMAITENIHTDLVELLMKIPEISFNIHDASGRTPLDLIRQQQQLPSSETLRKYLYSGRISKFEDYMIRRMLVSHIKLHGIRGSPGSSFRVVDAEIMYLRDADNAGAIKCGEDATCPDVLTLRDSIIKPKLLESKRFGSVNQAAKRLKILLQWPMRKDKNVDDSISLEDDNDSLQSYNAYKALKYNPQISLRQRFSQQTSLPNNKRVMVPWLSDFPNASTKSNYNKGLGHGVLKMAPRYDAKSPSSPSSESSKSSHISTDVQKGDDIVHVTIRPSSSSVSVY, via the exons ATGCCTCCGACAAATTTTCCTTTAAGGTGGGAAACTACTGGACATCAATGGTGGTATGCATCTCCGATTGATTGGGCAGCTGCCAATGGACACTATGAACTGGTGAAGGAGCTTCTTTATGATGATCCCAATCTCCTATTCAAACTTACCTCTCTTCGTAGAATCCACCGTCTTGAAACCATGTGGGATGATGAGCTAGAGTTTGATGATGTTGCCAAAAATAGATCCCAAGTTGCTCAGAAACTGCTTATGGAATGTGAAAACCGGAAAAGTGCATTGGTTGGATCTGGATATGGAGGCTGGCTTCTCTACACTGCTGCTTCAGCTGGCGATTTGGATTTTGTCAAAAAATTGTTAGAGAAGGACTCACTTCTTGTATTTGGGGAAGGAGAGTATGGTGTCACTGATATTCTTTATGCTGCAGCTAGGAGTAAGAGTTCTGAGGTTTTCAGGTTACTGATTGAGTTTGCAGGCTTCTGTGGACCTTTATCGGATAATGGAGGGAAAGAAGAGAGGAAACAAAAGGAGGTTCCTTCTGTTTTTGAGTTTGAGATGACAAACAGGGTCGTACATGCTGCAGCAAGAGGAGGGAATTTGGAGGTTTTAAAAGAATTTCTCGAGGACTGTTCGGATGTTTTGGAATATAGAGATTCTCAAGAATCTACACTGTTGCATACAGCCTCTGGTAGGGGGCAAATTGAG ATAGTCAAATACTTGATGTCAACTTACGAAGACGAGATCATCACCTCTAAAGATAAACATGGAAACACAGCTTTGCATGTGGCTGCTTACAGGGGTTACTTGGCTGTAATAGATGTTTTAATTTCTACATTTCCATTCTTAGCCTCTGCAACAAACAACAACGGAGACACTTTGCTTCATATGGCCGTGGCTAGTTTTCGTACTCCAGGTTTCAGGAGACAGGACAGACAAATAGAGTTCATGAAGCAGTTGGTACATAATAATATGTTGAACATGCAAGACCTTATTAATGTCCAGAATAACGAGGGAAAAACAGCACTTCACATGGCTATAACTGAGAATATCCACACTGATCTGGTGGAACTTCTGATGAAGATCCCGGAAATCAGTTTCAATATCCATGATGCTAGTGGGAGGACTCCTTTAGATCTCATCAGGCAACAACAACAATTACCATCTTCTGAAACTTTAAGAAAGTACTTGTATTCAGGAAGGATCTCAAAATTTGAAGATTACATGATAAGAAGAATGCTTGTCTCTCACATCAAACTGCATGGTATTAGAGGCAGCCCAGGAAGTTCTTTCAGAGTTGTTGATGCAGAAATAATGTATCTCAGAGATGCTGATAATGCAGGTGCCATCAAGTGTGGTGAAGATGCTACTTGCCCAGATGTTCTGACTCTCCGTGACTCTATCATAAAGCCAAAGTTATTGGAGAGCAAGAGGTTTGGTTCTGTAAATCAAGCTGCAAAACGTCTTAAGATACTTCTCCAATGGCCAATGCGAAAGGATAAAAACGTTGATGACAGTATAAGCTTGGAAGACGACAACGATTCTTTACAATCATACAACGCTTACAAAGCACTCAAATACAATCCTCAAATCTCTCTTCGACAGAGGTTCTCTCAACAAACATCTCTCCCAAACAATAAGAGAGTTATGGTTCCTTGGTTGAGTGATTTTCCTAATGCATCCACCAAAAGTAATTACAACAAAGGCCTAGGACATGGCGTGCTTAAGATGGCACCACGATATGATGCTAAATCACCTTCAAGTCCTTCTTCAGAATCATCAAAGTCTTCTCATATTTCAACCGACGTACAAAAGGGCGATGACATTGTACATGTTACTATTAGACCTTCTTCCTCAAGTGTCTCAGTTTATTGA